From the genome of Papaver somniferum cultivar HN1 chromosome 2, ASM357369v1, whole genome shotgun sequence, one region includes:
- the LOC113347302 gene encoding cleft lip and palate transmembrane protein 1 homolog has product MAPPEGGQVAAVAGGEGGAPPQRQQGGFGTSITGIIRIAVFWYFASKFFSPAVKKSNEPIVQISNLFNKGETLDMWVYLSEHEKFNEFGNEELLTWHETNIPYAVWGSESTRTLSLTYHPSPAVQNNGSVYAHVYFARSGYSPDPTDPEYQPLAAFGRTHPLVKYSPKSKKSKKRSLLGAEEEGKQVSEEIDESQIDAEDTGPTEWISYWKPNITINLVDDFTRYTQNAAPPNVAPYLNIEPTTGSYYPTIYFNEFWLLRDKYIAMNESVTEVPLHLEVGPISMTKWQLFMQVDQSFQIHRSYGSMVEGEGDELKRVFLEGNPVLLLITMCVSLLHSVFDFLAFKNDIQFWNKNKSMEGLSAKTVVVNFFSQLIIFLYLLDNDTSWMILASSGVGVCIEFWKIGKAMHVEVDRSGRIPMLRFKDRDSYSGNKTKEYDDMAMKYLSYLLFFLVICSAIYSLKYEQHRSWYSWILGSLTSCVYMFGFIMMCPQLFINYKLKSVAHLPWRQMTYKFLNTIIDDLFAFVIKMPWLHRLSVFRDDLIFLIYIYQRWVYPVDKKRVNEFGFGGVDDGQTADGTVVADGTAVVTAEKEEEKKTK; this is encoded by the exons ATGGCGCCCCCAGAAGGTGGGCAAGTAGCAGCAGTAGCAGGAGGAGAGGGAGGAGCACCACCTCAAAGACAACAGGGAGGGTTTGGAACTTCAATAACTGGAATCATAAGAATTGCTGTGTTTTGGTATTTTGCTTCCAAGTTCTTTTCTCCCGCTGTTAAGAAATCCAATGAACCCATTGTTCAGATCTCAAATCTCTTCAATAAAGGAGAAACCCTG GATATGTGGGTTTATCTATCTGAACATGAAAAGTTTAATGAATTTGGTAATGAAGAATTACTCACTTGGCATGAAACAAATATACCTTATGCTGTTTGGGGATCAGAAAGCACTAGAACTTTATCTCTTACTTATCATCCTTCTCCG GCGGTGCAGAACAATGGGAGTGTATATGCTCATGTTTACTTTGCCCGTTCTGGTTATTCACCAGATCCTACTGATCCTGAATATCAGCCATTGGCTGCGTTTGGGAGAACACATC CTCTTGTGAAGTACTCGCCCAAGTCTAAAAAGAGTAAAAAGAGGAGCTTGTTAGGAGCAGAAGAGGAGGGCAAACAAGTGTCTGAG GAGATTGATGAAAGTCAGATTGACGCTGAAGACACTGGCCCTACAGAATGGATATCTTACTGGAAGCCAAACATTACAATCAATCTGGTCGACGATTTTACACG GTACACCCAGAACGCTGCTCCACCTAATGTTGCTCCAT ACTTGAATATTGAGCCTACAACGGGGAGCTATTATCCAACAATATACTTCAATGAGTTTTGGTTACTTAGAGACAAGTACATAGCGATGAACGAGTCAGTGACAGAAGTACCACTACATTTGGAAGTGGGTCCCATAAGCATGACCAAGTGGCAGTTATTCATGCAAGTTGACCAATCATTCCAGATCCACCGTAGTTACGGAAGCATGGTCGAAGGCGAGGGCGATGAACTTAAG AGGGTATTTTTGGAAGGAAATCCTGTCCTCTTGCTGATCACGATGTGTGTTTCGTTACTTCATTCGGTGTTTGATTTCCTGGCGTTCAAAAATG ATATCCAGTTTTGGAACAAAAATAAATCCATGGAAGGGTTGTCGGCCAAGACAGTTGTTGTTAACTTTTTTTCCCAGTTGATCATATTCCTGTATCTACTTGACAATGATACTTCCTGGATGATTCTTGCTAGTTCTGGTGTTGGTGTTTGTATCGAGTTTTGGAAAATTGGGAAAGCCATGCACGTAGAG GTTGATAGAAGTGGAAGAATACCAATGTTGAGATTTAAGGACAGGGATTCATATTCAGGAAACAAGACAAAGGAATATGATGATATGGCAATGAAATATCTATCATATCTTCTCTTCTTCCTCGTGATATGTTCTGCTATTTACTCACTCAAGTATGAGCAACACAGGAGCTGGTACTCATGGATCCTGGGTTCCCTCACAAGCTGTGTTTACATGTTTG GTTTCATTATGATGTGTCCTCAACTCTTCATAAACTATAAGCTGAAGTCTGTTGCTCATCTCCCCTGGAGACAGATGACATACAAGTTCCTCAACACCATCATTGATGATCTCTTTGCCTTTGTCATAAAAATGCCATGGCTACACCGTCTTTCTGTTTTCCGAGATG ATCTTATCTTTTTGATCTACATTTACCAAAGATGGGTTTatccagtagataaaaaacgTGTGAACGAATTTGGTTTCGGTGGTGTTGATGATGGGCAGACAGCTGACGGCACTGTTGTAGCTGACGGCACTGCTGTTGTTACagcagagaaggaagaagaaaagaagaccaAATGA